CGCCGATTACGTTGGCGTAGACGACCTCGTAGAAAAGATCACCGGTGGGTGGTTCGATTTTGACGTGGTTATTACTACACCTAACCTAATGGGTCGTATCGGCAAACTTGGTCGAGTCCTTGGACCACGTGGATTGATGCCCAATCCCAAAGTTGGAACTGTAACCATGGATATTGCCAAAGCAGTGAACGAAGCAAAAGGCGGAAAAGTAACCTACAGAGTAGACAAATTCGCCAACCTTCACATTCCTGTAGGCAAGATAAGCTTTGAGGAAGAAAAACTAAGAGATAACATCAAAGCTATTCTTTCCGCAGTTCTCAAAGAACGCCCCGCCACACTAAAGGGCGTATTTATTAAGAGCATCACTTTGTGCACGACAATGGGTCCCGGGATTAAACTACAGGTCGCAAGCGCAACCTTGGCAGCGAAAAGCTAAAAGGAGGCACGTAAATGGTTAAACAATATAAGTTAGATGCCGTAAAAAATCTAGTCGAAAGACTACGTAGCGCAAAAGCGATCGTACTGGTGGATTATAAGGGAATTAATATCGAACAGGTGAATGAGCTGCGCAACCGCTTCCGTAATGAGAAAGTGGATTACTTGGTGCAAAAGAACACCCTGCTCAAAATTGCATTGAACGAGCTGGGCATCACGGAACTGGACGACTATTTGAAAGGACCTACTGCTGTAGCCGTATGTTTGGAAGAAGAAGTTGCTCCTGCTCGCGTAGTTGCCAAGTTCATTAAAGAAATAATGGAAGATGCCGACTATCCCAGTTTTAAAGTCGGATACGTGGCAGGACACGTATTTAGCTCCAAAGAACTAAGTGCTTTGGCTACCCTTCCCAGCCGCGATGAACTTCTGGCTAAGGTTTTGGGCAGCATGACTGCTCCGCTTACCGGATTCATGGCAGTAAACCAAGGTGTGATCCGCAAATTTATGTATGCGGTAGATGC
This portion of the Candidatus Cloacimonadota bacterium genome encodes:
- the rplJ gene encoding 50S ribosomal protein L10, which produces MVKQYKLDAVKNLVERLRSAKAIVLVDYKGINIEQVNELRNRFRNEKVDYLVQKNTLLKIALNELGITELDDYLKGPTAVAVCLEEEVAPARVVAKFIKEIMEDADYPSFKVGYVAGHVFSSKELSALATLPSRDELLAKVLGSMTAPLTGFMAVNQGVIRKFMYAVDALIQKQADAS
- the rplA gene encoding 50S ribosomal protein L1, with protein sequence MKHSKRYKVAYAMYDRQKRFDLDDALKLLKSLPAPKFDETVEVHFNLGVDPRKADQQIRNSLVLPHGTGKTMRVLVFAEGDKAEEAKNAGADYVGVDDLVEKITGGWFDFDVVITTPNLMGRIGKLGRVLGPRGLMPNPKVGTVTMDIAKAVNEAKGGKVTYRVDKFANLHIPVGKISFEEEKLRDNIKAILSAVLKERPATLKGVFIKSITLCTTMGPGIKLQVASATLAAKS